GGTACTTGGCCGGATCGACGCCGCACCAGGCGAGCACGATGGCGTCGGGGTCGAGCTGCGCCACCTCCTCGTCGCTTAGGGGCACGCTCTTTCCGGGCCGCTCGCCGAGTGGATTGACGCCGCCCGCCGCCTCGAGCAGGCCGCTCACCCAGGAGTCCCGGCAGGGCGCGATCACCGGCTTCGGCCACCACTGGACGAGCAGCGAGGGCCGCTCGGCCGCCGACGCGGGCGCGAGTTGCCGCCTCATGTCCGCGACCACGGCCTCACCTCGCGCCGCCACGCCGAGCGCCCCGGCGATCTCTCGGACGCTGCCGTAGACGTCCCCCAGGCTGACCGGCTCCGGCGCCAGGAAGGGCAGGCAGGCCTTCTCGAGCCCCGCTATGACGCGCTCGTGCCCCGGCACCGTCAGGGTCGCCAGGACGAGGTCGGGCTCTAGGGCCGCTACCTTGTCAAGGTCAATGTCCAAATCCGGGCCGACTCG
This window of the Deinococcota bacterium genome carries:
- a CDS encoding ABC transporter substrate-binding protein, whose translation is MRLVSLACSNTEILWALGSLDGLVGVDDHSDFPAASLKNVPRVGPDLDIDLDKVAALEPDLVLATLTVPGHERVIAGLEKACLPFLAPEPVSLGDVYGSVREIAGALGVAARGEAVVADMRRQLAPASAAERPSLLVQWWPKPVIAPCRDSWVSGLLEAAGGVNPLGERPGKSVPLSDEEVAQLDPDAIVLAWCGVDPAKYRPDVVYRKPAWQGLKAVTRGQIFCVPEAYLGRPGPRLTEGYRALRTIVETVRAPRQPAS